A genomic stretch from Candidatus Atribacteria bacterium includes:
- the allB gene encoding allantoinase AllB, translated as MLRIRNARIVKNEELKEVNIYVEKGKIKDIVPGDKALLLVEREIDAKGHVVFPGFIDSHVHFDDPGFTEREDFETGTKSAAAGGITTIIDMPCTSIPPVTNGKNFDYKLKIVKPKAYVDFAFWGGITPEQIGSGEFKNSVKELKDRGVVGVKFYTISGMELYPRMSIPDMDKAFRVLKDLMLVCAVHAEDYYLVEYYSHLMQEMGREDPESWSEGRTYEAEPEAIWSVVGITKKVGNKLHIVHLSTKEGLNIIRWAKSQGTDVTAETCPQYLVFTAEDFNQIGSILKIAPPLRKEEDREELWRGLKDGSIDFISTDHAAGKYPEEKSSPNIWKNYAGIPGAQLAAPTLIHFGYHGGRLKLGEIQKLMSENSAKRYGLFQQKGAIQVGYDADFTIIDLDKEWTVDPSKLMSKGKYSPLSGKTLRGKIYMTIIRGELIYKEDEGIIGEKGIGELVESKEN; from the coding sequence GTGCTTAGGATCAGAAATGCCCGGATTGTGAAAAATGAAGAGTTGAAAGAAGTAAATATATATGTTGAAAAGGGAAAAATAAAAGATATTGTACCGGGAGATAAGGCATTGCTTTTAGTTGAAAGAGAAATTGATGCCAAAGGCCATGTAGTATTTCCTGGCTTTATTGATTCCCACGTGCATTTTGATGATCCTGGATTTACAGAGAGAGAAGATTTTGAGACTGGGACTAAAAGTGCAGCAGCTGGCGGTATTACCACCATTATCGATATGCCCTGTACCTCTATTCCTCCGGTTACGAATGGTAAAAATTTTGATTACAAATTAAAGATAGTTAAACCAAAAGCCTATGTAGATTTTGCTTTCTGGGGAGGGATTACTCCGGAACAGATAGGATCGGGAGAATTCAAGAATAGTGTAAAAGAATTAAAAGACAGGGGAGTTGTAGGAGTGAAGTTTTACACTATTTCCGGGATGGAACTCTATCCCAGGATGTCCATTCCCGATATGGATAAAGCCTTCAGAGTTCTCAAGGATTTAATGCTAGTTTGTGCGGTACATGCAGAGGATTATTATTTAGTAGAATATTATTCCCATCTTATGCAGGAAATGGGAAGAGAAGACCCCGAGAGTTGGTCTGAAGGAAGGACCTATGAAGCAGAGCCGGAAGCAATATGGTCGGTAGTGGGAATTACAAAAAAAGTTGGAAATAAACTTCATATTGTTCATCTTTCTACCAAAGAAGGTTTAAATATTATTCGATGGGCGAAGTCTCAGGGAACGGATGTGACCGCTGAAACTTGCCCTCAGTATTTAGTTTTTACAGCAGAAGATTTTAACCAGATTGGTTCAATATTAAAAATCGCTCCACCATTACGCAAGGAAGAGGATAGGGAAGAACTGTGGAGAGGGTTAAAAGATGGTTCAATTGATTTTATTTCCACCGACCATGCGGCAGGAAAATATCCGGAGGAAAAATCATCACCTAATATCTGGAAAAATTATGCTGGTATTCCTGGTGCTCAATTGGCTGCTCCAACCTTAATTCATTTTGGTTATCATGGCGGTAGGTTAAAGTTAGGGGAGATTCAAAAATTAATGTCTGAGAATTCTGCTAAAAGGTACGGACTTTTCCAGCAAAAAGGAGCTATTCAAGTTGGTTATGATGCTGATTTTACCATAATAGATCTGGATAAAGAATGGACTGTAGATCCATCGAAATTAATGAGCAAAGGAAAATACTCTCCCCTCTCCGGGAAAACTTTAAGAGGGAAAATATATATGACGATTATCCGTGGGGAATTAATATACAAGGAAGATGAAGGAATAATTGGAGAAAAAGGAATCGGTGAATTGGTGGAAAGCAAGGAAAATTAA
- a CDS encoding sugar ABC transporter ATP-binding protein: MDKLVEMKNIYKSYDGVVALKGIDFEVGFNEVVGILGDNGAGKSTLIKIISGVHSFDDGEMYIRGVKIDPKKYSVKMAHSLGVETVYQEKALADKQTLWRNVFVGRQITNKLGFLNIKKEKEETNKIMRDLMKFRGIGVSADSVIKTLSGGERQGVAISRAMYFEADLVILDEPTMALSLQEVKKVLKFIQNIKDKGKSCIYISHNIANVYPVSDRFVAIDRGKIVGAYDRKDISLQELSEELIRYTKSSTQINQGVEVL; encoded by the coding sequence ATGGATAAATTGGTAGAGATGAAAAATATATATAAGTCCTATGATGGAGTAGTTGCCTTAAAGGGAATAGATTTTGAAGTAGGCTTTAATGAAGTGGTAGGTATTTTAGGTGACAATGGCGCAGGCAAATCCACATTGATTAAAATTATTTCCGGCGTGCACTCCTTTGATGATGGGGAAATGTATATTAGAGGTGTAAAAATTGATCCTAAAAAATATTCTGTAAAGATGGCTCATAGTCTGGGCGTAGAAACAGTATACCAGGAAAAAGCGCTTGCAGATAAGCAAACCTTATGGAGAAACGTTTTTGTCGGTCGGCAAATTACCAATAAACTTGGTTTTCTTAATATAAAAAAAGAAAAAGAGGAAACCAATAAAATTATGCGTGATTTAATGAAATTTAGAGGAATAGGTGTCAGCGCTGATTCAGTTATTAAAACTTTGTCCGGCGGAGAAAGACAAGGAGTTGCCATATCAAGAGCAATGTACTTTGAAGCAGACCTGGTCATTTTAGATGAACCGACTATGGCTTTATCGTTACAAGAAGTAAAAAAAGTCTTGAAATTTATCCAAAATATTAAGGATAAAGGAAAATCTTGCATTTATATTTCTCATAATATCGCTAATGTTTATCCTGTTTCTGATCGTTTTGTAGCCATTGACCGAGGTAAGATAGTAGGTGCATATGATCGTAAGGACATATCTTTACAGGAGCTTAGCGAGGAGTTGATAAGATATACTAAGTCAAGCACACAGATTAATCAAGGTGTAGAGGTATTATAA
- a CDS encoding sugar ABC transporter permease: MRKRIPTYSIERKKARWGWIFVAPTLIFFSLFSFYPIFNALYTSLFKKKLLSLRPPDFIGLDNYSYLLKSPDFWNSMRATVVFTLGTFVPLLIFSLIFAIFIMSRKRFQSFFQIAYYSPAVLSSVVAAVIWLLIFDPRGLGNQWLNLIINTPGIDHKWLANSVMVQMSTMLVYFWKYVGYFTIIFIVGLASIPQSIYEAAKIDGANDWKNFWYITLPLLKPTTILVSIISMLQCLRTFSTQYLFTQGGAPLAPINVITLNIYHTAIRDHRIGRASAMSIILFVIMMLFTWVQFKTSRADEISY; the protein is encoded by the coding sequence ATGAGGAAACGAATACCAACTTATAGCATTGAACGGAAAAAAGCCCGCTGGGGATGGATATTCGTTGCTCCGACACTCATCTTTTTTTCCCTTTTTAGTTTCTATCCGATTTTTAATGCCCTTTATACAAGTTTATTCAAGAAAAAACTGTTATCGTTAAGACCGCCAGATTTCATCGGGCTTGATAATTATAGTTATCTTCTTAAATCTCCGGATTTCTGGAACTCTATGAGAGCTACCGTGGTTTTTACTTTAGGTACTTTTGTGCCCCTTTTGATCTTTAGTCTCATATTTGCTATTTTTATCATGTCCAGAAAGAGATTTCAAAGTTTTTTCCAGATAGCCTATTATTCTCCGGCAGTTTTATCCTCTGTTGTGGCTGCAGTAATCTGGTTATTGATCTTTGACCCCAGGGGGCTGGGTAATCAATGGTTGAATTTAATTATAAACACTCCCGGTATTGATCACAAATGGCTGGCTAATTCAGTTATGGTTCAAATGTCTACCATGTTGGTTTATTTTTGGAAATATGTAGGTTATTTTACCATTATCTTTATTGTGGGATTAGCTTCGATTCCCCAAAGTATCTATGAAGCAGCCAAAATAGATGGAGCGAATGATTGGAAAAATTTTTGGTATATTACTCTTCCCCTTTTGAAACCAACCACTATTTTAGTTTCCATTATTTCTATGCTTCAGTGTTTGAGAACTTTCAGTACCCAATATTTATTTACTCAGGGGGGAGCACCGTTAGCTCCCATCAATGTAATCACTTTAAATATTTATCATACTGCCATAAGAGATCATCGGATTGGCAGGGCTAGTGCTATGAGTATTATTTTATTTGTTATTATGATGTTATTTACCTGGGTTCAATTTAAAACTTCACGAGCTGATGAAATCAGTTATTAA
- a CDS encoding ABC transporter permease — protein sequence MDNLEKKFTVKKSIQYKSQIALLIMTVSIFGLFMITSPEVFLKGRIYQSFLSTVPIMGVMALGLTFVLAMGEIDLSFPSVMALSGFIFAIIFKATNNVVLAIICSLLSGVVVGFINGTLVTLIGIPSIVATLGMQFLIRGFSNIISNGLARTVVLDKTISYKIFAEKLWVIPVQSIWFVGIAIFFYFLLLRHKFGEHVLFLGDNQEAAGMMGVNVKRTKIMVFILMAVIASFAGILSCYRMRTWWPTMGEGYLMMVMAATFVGGTSMFGGEASIEGTFIGAFIIGSLEAGIVAAGLSGFWTQFICGVLIIVSVIIHTLAKRRKQGFKHQV from the coding sequence ATGGATAATTTGGAAAAAAAGTTCACAGTGAAAAAATCTATTCAATACAAATCTCAAATTGCATTATTAATTATGACGGTCAGTATTTTTGGGTTGTTTATGATTACCAGTCCCGAAGTTTTCCTTAAAGGAAGGATATATCAATCATTTTTATCCACAGTTCCTATTATGGGGGTTATGGCTCTCGGTTTGACTTTTGTGCTGGCTATGGGCGAAATAGATCTTTCTTTTCCCTCAGTGATGGCCTTATCTGGTTTTATTTTTGCCATTATTTTTAAGGCTACAAACAATGTTGTATTAGCCATAATATGTAGTCTTTTATCCGGCGTAGTAGTGGGGTTTATTAACGGAACATTAGTTACTTTAATAGGCATTCCGTCAATTGTAGCTACCTTAGGCATGCAATTTTTAATCAGGGGGTTTAGTAATATTATATCGAATGGTTTAGCCAGGACGGTAGTATTAGATAAAACTATTTCTTACAAAATATTTGCAGAAAAGCTATGGGTAATTCCTGTGCAGTCAATTTGGTTTGTAGGAATAGCAATTTTTTTCTATTTCTTGCTTTTAAGACACAAGTTTGGTGAGCATGTATTATTTTTAGGTGATAATCAGGAAGCTGCGGGAATGATGGGCGTTAATGTAAAAAGAACAAAAATCATGGTCTTTATATTGATGGCAGTAATAGCTTCCTTTGCCGGGATACTTAGTTGTTACCGGATGAGAACCTGGTGGCCAACCATGGGAGAAGGATATTTAATGATGGTAATGGCTGCTACTTTTGTGGGTGGTACTTCTATGTTTGGCGGTGAAGCCAGCATTGAGGGTACTTTCATTGGTGCTTTTATTATTGGTTCTTTAGAAGCAGGTATTGTGGCTGCCGGTCTTTCTGGTTTTTGGACACAATTTATTTGCGGTGTTTTGATTATAGTCTCGGTTATTATTCATACTCTGGCAAAGAGAAGAAAACAAGGTTTTAAGCACCAGGTTTAA
- a CDS encoding HAD family phosphatase — MKTLYIFDMGGVLCCDFNDIPGISNYLGITEENFFIYTGENFKKLLEGKINSHEFWIRFSKRYGKKVKEELFGKFFNPGIIEGTKEIIEQLRNNSRVVCGTNTIDAHYHYLLNQGSYKIFDEVYASNLMGISKPNPDFYRHILNKEGVKPENTVFVDDIEENIIAAQKIGISSILFTDPNSLKTKLKNLMIIHKTKKQM; from the coding sequence ATGAAGACGCTGTATATTTTTGATATGGGGGGTGTCCTATGTTGTGATTTTAATGATATTCCCGGCATAAGTAATTATCTGGGAATTACCGAAGAAAATTTTTTTATTTATACCGGTGAAAATTTTAAAAAACTCCTTGAAGGAAAAATTAACAGTCATGAATTTTGGATAAGATTTTCTAAAAGATATGGTAAAAAAGTAAAAGAAGAATTATTTGGTAAATTTTTTAACCCGGGAATAATCGAGGGAACAAAAGAAATAATAGAACAGCTAAGAAATAATTCAAGAGTTGTTTGCGGGACCAACACGATTGATGCGCATTATCACTATCTTTTAAACCAAGGCAGTTATAAAATCTTCGATGAAGTTTATGCCTCTAATTTAATGGGAATATCCAAGCCTAACCCGGATTTTTACCGGCATATTTTAAATAAAGAAGGGGTTAAGCCCGAAAACACAGTCTTTGTGGATGATATCGAAGAGAATATTATTGCTGCTCAAAAAATCGGTATCAGCTCTATTCTTTTTACCGATCCCAATTCTCTAAAAACTAAATTAAAGAATTTAATGATTATTCATAAGACTAAAAAACAAATGTAG
- a CDS encoding ornithine carbamoyltransferase, which produces MQTIFKGKHFITLQDWNKGEIDTLLDVSFDLKKKFAMGIPTPYLLYKTIFLMFFEQSTRTRNSMESGIAQLGGHGTFLDTSTMQIAHGEVAKDTAIILSRFGHAIACRNCFWEVGNKYLKEMEKWSTAPILNLQSDLYHPMQGIADLMTMKEKIGDLKGTKVSVIWAYASSHKKPISVPLTQILLFPRYGMEVTLAYPKGYDLPDWAIKQAKENAEKHGGTLTITHDIEKAYREADVVIPKNWGSWATNQTSEVMDALLESCKNWKCTEKMMKLASKDVMYMHALPADRENEVENSVIDGPHSIIYDEAENRLHTAKAVMMLTMNGR; this is translated from the coding sequence ATGCAAACTATATTTAAAGGCAAACATTTTATTACACTTCAAGATTGGAACAAAGGAGAAATAGACACCTTGCTCGATGTCTCTTTTGATTTGAAGAAAAAATTTGCCATGGGTATACCAACACCTTATTTATTATACAAGACCATATTTTTAATGTTTTTTGAGCAGTCAACACGAACCAGAAACTCAATGGAATCAGGGATTGCTCAGTTAGGAGGTCATGGCACTTTTCTTGATACCAGTACCATGCAAATAGCTCATGGTGAAGTGGCAAAGGATACAGCTATTATTTTATCCAGATTTGGCCATGCTATTGCTTGCAGAAATTGCTTTTGGGAAGTAGGGAATAAATATCTAAAGGAAATGGAAAAATGGTCTACAGCTCCCATTTTAAACCTGCAAAGTGACTTATATCATCCCATGCAGGGAATTGCTGATTTGATGACCATGAAAGAAAAAATTGGAGATTTGAAAGGCACTAAAGTATCTGTTATTTGGGCTTATGCAAGCAGTCACAAGAAACCAATTTCAGTTCCGCTTACTCAAATTCTTTTATTTCCGAGATATGGAATGGAGGTTACTCTTGCCTATCCAAAAGGATATGATTTACCGGATTGGGCTATTAAACAAGCCAAAGAAAATGCTGAAAAACACGGGGGAACTTTAACCATAACCCACGATATAGAAAAGGCATATAGAGAAGCAGATGTAGTCATTCCCAAGAATTGGGGAAGTTGGGCAACTAATCAAACAAGCGAAGTAATGGATGCCTTGCTTGAATCTTGCAAAAATTGGAAATGTACCGAGAAAATGATGAAACTTGCCAGCAAAGATGTTATGTATATGCACGCACTCCCGGCAGATAGAGAAAATGAAGTTGAAAATTCAGTGATTGATGGGCCTCATTCAATTATTTACGACGAAGCAGAAAATAGATTACATACGGCAAAAGCAGTAATGATGCTAACCATGAATGGGAGGTAA
- a CDS encoding carbohydrate ABC transporter permease, whose protein sequence is MNPALQRKNNKISHQSLVIDSFVWIFLLLAALFILAPIIFMFTASLMPANDILKMPYRWLPKGFYWQNYWQGIKGNDGSFIYIRNILNSIIVASVVSVTTVILSALAGFGLAKYYFKGRNVVFMLIMATMMIPFEAIMIPLYLVTTKLGIQDSYAGLIAPFLVNAFGVFLMRQYFITFPDEILDAARIDGASELMIFRTIILPNSIPAVATLAILTFKAQWDNLLWPLLVVQSEEMKTIPLYIVKFMAEKHTDEGAMMAVAAIASIPILIVFFKLSKYFLGGAALYSSRKG, encoded by the coding sequence ATGAATCCTGCCTTGCAAAGAAAAAATAATAAGATTTCTCATCAATCTTTAGTAATAGATAGCTTTGTGTGGATTTTTCTCCTTTTGGCGGCTTTATTTATCCTTGCTCCCATCATATTCATGTTTACTGCTTCTCTCATGCCGGCAAATGATATCTTGAAGATGCCTTACCGTTGGCTCCCCAAAGGTTTTTACTGGCAGAATTATTGGCAGGGGATAAAGGGAAATGACGGAAGCTTTATCTATATCAGAAATATTTTAAATTCCATAATTGTAGCTTCAGTGGTATCGGTAACTACGGTAATTTTATCAGCGTTAGCCGGATTTGGTCTGGCTAAATATTATTTCAAGGGAAGAAACGTGGTTTTTATGTTAATTATGGCCACCATGATGATACCTTTTGAAGCCATAATGATTCCCCTTTATCTGGTCACTACTAAATTAGGAATTCAGGATTCTTATGCCGGATTAATAGCGCCCTTTCTGGTCAATGCCTTTGGCGTGTTTTTAATGAGGCAATATTTTATTACTTTCCCTGATGAAATATTGGATGCAGCCAGGATAGATGGAGCCAGTGAATTAATGATTTTCCGAACCATTATTTTACCAAACAGTATTCCTGCTGTAGCCACTCTGGCTATTCTTACCTTTAAAGCTCAATGGGATAATTTATTATGGCCTTTATTAGTTGTACAGAGTGAGGAAATGAAAACCATACCTTTGTATATTGTTAAATTTATGGCCGAAAAACACACTGACGAAGGGGCGATGATGGCAGTTGCGGCTATAGCAAGTATCCCAATATTAATAGTATTTTTTAAACTATCTAAGTATTTTTTAGGTGGTGCAGCCCTGTATTCATCAAGGAAAGGATAA
- a CDS encoding fucose isomerase, which produces MINIPEVKIGIVTVSRDCFPVELSKSRRENVITKCKKKGILIKGIETVVENERDVLNALRDLKEAEVNALVIYLGNFGPEGPETMLAQKFSGPTIFVAAAEESGENLVSDRGDAYCGMLNASYSLALRKLNPYIPEYPVGTAEEIAEMILNFENIARILLGLKKLKIISFGPRPQDFLACNAPIKPLYDLGIEIMENSELDLFEAFNHHENDSRISEVIKDMGKELGDKNRYSGILSKLAQYELTLKDWMEQNLGASEFAIFANKCWPAFQTQFGFVPCYVNSRFAKRGIPISCETDIYGALSEYIITLATRLPATLLDINNTVPKDMYGENTEKVKNYKLNDLFMGFHCGNTPICYLKHAEMKYQLIMHRLLEPNKEPDISRGTLEGTIIPGDITLFRLQGTADDELRSYIAQGEVLDINPKSFGGIGVFAVKEMARFYRHILIAKRFPHHTAVAFKHTGKVLFEAMKMLGINNIDFNQPSNLPYRNENPFA; this is translated from the coding sequence ATGATTAACATTCCTGAAGTAAAGATAGGGATAGTTACAGTAAGCCGTGATTGTTTTCCTGTTGAACTTAGTAAAAGTAGGAGAGAAAATGTTATAACGAAATGCAAAAAAAAGGGAATATTGATTAAGGGAATTGAGACAGTCGTGGAAAATGAAAGGGATGTTTTAAATGCGTTACGGGATTTGAAAGAAGCAGAAGTTAATGCATTAGTCATTTATCTGGGTAATTTTGGCCCTGAAGGGCCAGAGACAATGCTGGCTCAAAAGTTTTCAGGACCTACTATCTTTGTTGCTGCGGCAGAGGAAAGCGGAGAAAATTTAGTAAGTGATAGAGGAGATGCATACTGCGGAATGCTAAACGCTTCATATAGTCTGGCACTTAGGAAATTAAATCCTTATATTCCTGAATATCCGGTTGGTACAGCTGAAGAGATAGCAGAAATGATATTGAATTTTGAAAATATAGCCAGAATACTACTTGGGCTCAAAAAACTCAAAATAATCAGCTTTGGCCCCAGACCTCAGGATTTCCTTGCCTGTAATGCACCTATAAAACCTCTATATGATTTAGGGATAGAAATAATGGAAAATTCGGAGTTGGATCTTTTCGAAGCTTTTAATCATCACGAAAATGATTCAAGGATATCAGAAGTAATTAAAGATATGGGAAAAGAATTAGGTGATAAAAACAGATATTCAGGAATACTATCTAAACTTGCCCAATATGAACTTACCCTAAAAGATTGGATGGAGCAGAACCTTGGTGCATCTGAATTTGCCATATTTGCTAATAAGTGTTGGCCGGCTTTCCAGACTCAATTTGGATTTGTGCCTTGTTATGTGAATTCGAGATTTGCCAAGAGAGGGATACCCATATCTTGCGAGACAGATATATATGGAGCATTAAGCGAATACATAATCACTTTGGCTACTCGTTTACCGGCTACCCTGCTGGATATCAACAATACAGTTCCTAAGGATATGTATGGAGAAAATACAGAAAAAGTAAAGAATTATAAATTGAACGATCTTTTTATGGGATTCCATTGTGGAAATACTCCTATTTGTTATTTAAAGCATGCTGAAATGAAATACCAATTAATAATGCATCGGTTGCTTGAACCAAATAAGGAACCTGATATTTCCAGGGGTACCCTTGAAGGAACTATAATTCCCGGAGATATTACCCTGTTTAGGCTGCAAGGTACAGCTGATGATGAATTGAGGAGTTATATTGCTCAAGGGGAAGTGCTGGATATAAACCCGAAATCTTTCGGAGGAATCGGTGTATTTGCAGTTAAAGAAATGGCCAGATTCTATCGACATATACTTATTGCAAAAAGATTTCCTCATCATACTGCTGTAGCATTCAAACATACAGGAAAAGTTTTATTTGAAGCTATGAAGATGTTGGGTATAAATAATATCGATTTTAACCAACCTTCCAATCTACCGTATAGAAATGAGAATCCATTTGCCTAA
- a CDS encoding GntR family transcriptional regulator: MIKPDKYLPKYYQLKEYLKKMIQNGDIIPPQKLPSESDLVRQFKISRHTVRHAFSELENEGWIYREQGKGTFCAFRGSKKEQKIAVLTTYISNYIFPYIIRGIEETLCESGFSFSIASTGNNKLKEEECMKRFLEQDISGIIVEPTKSAKPNINQKYFQELDKRNIPYILLHATYPGLDSAYVIMNDEKGGFIATEYLLKLGHKNIAGIFLSDDLQGIRRQEGFLFALKKYNLTVNNEFLGNYKTEQMFTFPYNFTLNLLKKENRPTAIVCYNDQIAIQVIEAIRRSNLKIPQDISLVGYDDSNLAVATEVKLTTIKHPKEEMGKRVAHMIIDMINREANDPYFVYDPELVIRSSCKIISK, encoded by the coding sequence ATGATAAAACCCGATAAGTATTTACCAAAATATTACCAGCTAAAAGAATACCTAAAGAAGATGATTCAAAATGGAGATATTATTCCACCGCAAAAACTACCTTCGGAAAGTGACCTTGTCCGCCAGTTTAAAATAAGCAGACATACGGTACGCCATGCTTTTAGCGAATTAGAAAATGAAGGATGGATATATAGAGAACAGGGAAAGGGTACTTTTTGTGCTTTCAGAGGAAGTAAAAAAGAGCAGAAAATAGCTGTTCTAACCACTTATATTTCTAACTATATTTTCCCCTATATTATCAGAGGTATTGAGGAAACATTATGTGAATCAGGTTTTTCCTTTAGTATTGCCAGTACAGGTAATAATAAGCTCAAAGAAGAAGAATGTATGAAAAGATTTTTGGAACAAGATATTTCGGGTATTATTGTTGAGCCAACAAAAAGCGCTAAGCCTAATATCAATCAAAAATACTTTCAGGAGTTAGATAAACGTAATATCCCCTATATCTTATTACATGCCACCTATCCTGGTTTAGATTCTGCTTATGTAATTATGAATGACGAAAAGGGTGGCTTTATTGCTACGGAGTATTTATTAAAGCTAGGTCATAAAAATATTGCCGGAATATTTTTATCTGACGATTTGCAAGGAATAAGACGACAAGAAGGTTTTTTATTTGCCTTGAAGAAATATAATCTTACCGTCAATAATGAATTTTTAGGTAATTATAAAACTGAGCAGATGTTTACTTTCCCCTACAATTTTACTTTAAACTTGTTAAAAAAAGAAAATCGACCAACCGCTATTGTTTGTTATAATGACCAGATAGCTATTCAAGTTATAGAGGCGATTCGCCGTAGCAACCTAAAGATTCCCCAGGACATTTCATTGGTAGGATACGATGATTCAAATTTAGCAGTGGCTACTGAAGTAAAATTAACCACTATTAAGCATCCAAAAGAAGAGATGGGCAAACGAGTAGCACATATGATAATCGATATGATTAATAGAGAAGCAAATGATCCGTACTTTGTTTATGATCCGGAGCTGGTCATACGAAGCTCTTGTAAAATAATCTCAAAATAA
- a CDS encoding extracellular solute-binding protein — translation MKKLFTIFLFVLLLSITMNAAANMEITFWTHEDPNRTEIEDRYIAEFEQANPGVTIKRVTSGSGQIQELVLTAFAANQGPDIFNMSIEDEYAYIVNERLAPVDFEAAGYPSLQAVYDAYIPGVLDPVTYKGQLYGLPLELTNWCIFINKKVFRDAGLDPEKDYPKTWEEMVEVSDKLCIREGEILNRRGFDFRYPYYLVAMVPMVEQLGGQLISDDGKTAIVNDQAWLKFLKFMQEWGPSGRNLGSPTYTNARKLFNMDNNDIGMCNTGLYQVGRINADNPAFYESKEWMIVPFPQFEDAVKDVPAAYYGHYYMVNGQKPKENQQMAWKFVAYMLSHPEEYLTKVNIIQPTVELMNSETYKSMPYSDVFTNDMAKGHIVYYGENSAKIQSHIREAVESVMLAGVSPEDALKTLKRKVQEVLDEG, via the coding sequence ATGAAAAAGTTATTCACTATTTTTCTTTTTGTGCTTCTTCTATCTATCACCATGAATGCAGCTGCTAATATGGAAATTACTTTCTGGACGCACGAGGACCCGAATAGAACGGAAATTGAAGATAGATATATTGCTGAATTTGAGCAGGCTAATCCAGGAGTGACCATCAAGAGAGTTACCAGTGGTTCAGGTCAAATTCAGGAATTAGTTCTTACTGCCTTTGCTGCTAATCAAGGTCCGGATATCTTCAATATGTCGATTGAAGATGAATATGCCTATATAGTCAATGAGCGTCTTGCTCCTGTTGACTTCGAAGCGGCAGGTTATCCCAGTCTGCAGGCAGTTTACGATGCTTATATCCCCGGGGTATTAGATCCGGTAACCTATAAAGGACAACTTTATGGACTGCCATTAGAATTAACTAATTGGTGTATCTTTATTAATAAAAAAGTATTTAGGGATGCTGGGTTAGACCCTGAAAAGGATTATCCTAAAACCTGGGAAGAAATGGTGGAAGTATCAGATAAATTATGTATCCGCGAAGGTGAAATTCTTAACAGAAGAGGATTTGACTTCAGATACCCCTATTATCTTGTAGCCATGGTACCTATGGTTGAACAACTCGGAGGACAGTTAATTAGCGATGATGGTAAAACTGCTATTGTCAATGACCAAGCCTGGCTAAAATTTCTTAAATTTATGCAGGAATGGGGTCCCAGCGGTAGAAATCTCGGTTCACCGACTTATACCAATGCCAGAAAGCTTTTCAACATGGATAATAATGATATAGGTATGTGTAATACCGGCCTTTATCAAGTAGGAAGGATTAACGCAGATAATCCTGCTTTTTATGAAAGTAAAGAATGGATGATTGTTCCCTTCCCGCAATTCGAAGATGCAGTAAAAGATGTTCCTGCAGCGTATTATGGACATTATTATATGGTCAATGGGCAGAAACCGAAAGAAAATCAGCAAATGGCCTGGAAATTTGTTGCCTATATGCTTAGCCATCCAGAAGAATATCTGACCAAAGTCAATATTATCCAGCCTACAGTTGAACTGATGAATTCAGAGACCTATAAATCTATGCCTTACTCTGATGTATTTACCAATGATATGGCAAAAGGCCATATCGTATATTATGGAGAGAATAGTGCCAAAATTCAGTCACATATCAGGGAAGCAGTAGAATCAGTCATGTTAGCCGGGGTCTCACCAGAGGATGCATTGAAAACATTAAAGAGAAAAGTACAGGAAGTACTCGACGAAGGATAA